CTAGCCTTTGCCATCGAGACTAGTTGGCGCAGGTCCTTTATTGGCGAATTTGCTGCTGTGACGATAATGAGCGGCACCGTTGTCACTAAGGAATTGCTGATCAATGAGGTTTGCGCTTGATGTTGCACAAGCCAAGGACTTCAGCTTTCGCAATCCGGGAGAGATGGGCCGATTCAAGCCGTCTTTCTCGCGTTTCGCACCTTTCCTGGTCGCGCTTTTGCGCGCTCAGGACGGATTGCTCCCCTCTAAGGACAACAACAGCCTCCTGGCGAACACCAGATTCGCCAAACCAAACAGGCTGAACAACTGCGCCGTGTTCTTGAACAGGCCCTTGTAGCGAACCTTGCGATGACCAAACAGATTCTTGATAACGTGGAACGGATGCTCAACCCGCGACCGAATCTGTGCCTTGACCCGCTCGACGGCGATCAGCAAGTCCTTGACGGCTCCGTCACACATCGCCTTGATCTTGCCGCGCTTGACGGCCACCTGCCACTTCACGGTCTTGCCTTGCATCTCCTCGCGCTTGTCCACGCCCGTGTAGCCCGCGTCGCCAAACGCATGCTCCTCGTGGCCATGCAGCAAGGCATGGGCCTGCGACACGTCCGACTCTTGGCCGCTGTGCCCACCACGCTATGCACCAGCCCAGAGGCCGCATCCACGCCGACGTCGGGTAGCAGCGGCGCATTTCTGCGCCACTGCCCCCTAAGGTAGGGTCGAGAACTGGCGCGCGCACCTTCAGGTGCCGGTGGTGATTCCACCGCTTTCGCGATGGCCCGCAATCCGGCGACCATAGTCACGTTTCCAACTCCCGCCACGTCAAACGCAGCATGCGGTTTTCCCGCACTACGCTTTCCTGTTTGCTTCATGTCAAGGTATATGGGACCTATCATGCCGGGGCCGCTTTCGTCGATGGTCGACGACGAACCCGATAGCCGTTGAACAGCTTCAGTTCGTCATAGAGCCACCGCCTACTCCACGTCTTCCAGCCGAAGCCCCGACGATTCCGGGAGCGCTCCAGATGGCGCCTGACCTTCTTTTCCACCCAGTCCTGGATGAAGCTGAAGCACTCACTGGAGTGTCCGACCGCGAAGTAGTTCACCCAGCCACGTAGCACCGGATTTATCAGTTGCACCACCCGATCCACCGGCTGCGACTGGTATCGCCTGAACACCTCCTTGAGTTTGCGCAGCAACGCCGTGCGTTTCTTCAACTTGGGCGTATAGTGCGCTCGCCACACCTGTCTCTTTATGCTGCGCAATCGACGGAAGTCGAATCCCAGAAAGCCAAAGCTCTCACCGCAGTCCAAATCCACCGTGCGACTCTTCTCTTCATTGACCTCGACCTGCAACTTGGCAAACTCTTCCCGAAGCCGTCGGCTTTCGCGTCAGTTCATGCTCGACGAGCAGGCGGCGAAACTTCAGCAGCGTGGTCGCGTCTGGCACCGCCTCGACTGCCAGGTCGATCCCGGCAAACGCCCGCATCGCCATGCTGTCGTACAGCGCGTCTTCCAGTGCCTCGTCCGACAGCCCGTACCACTGCAGGAGGAAGTAAATGCGCAGCATCCGCTCAAGGCCGATCGGCGGCCGGCCACGTTTGCCCTTGGGGTAGTACGGCTCGACCGCCGCAATCAGGCGCGCCCACGGCACCACGCTCTCCATCTCCGACAGGAAGCGCTGGCGGCGCGTCACACGCTTCTTGCCGTGACTTTCCGCTTCCGCAAAACTGATCTGTCGCTTCATCACAGGACCTGAATCATGGACACGCTCATGACAACGCGCTCACCCAATGCCTCGATGACTCGCGCACTGATTTAATCAGATGGTATGGACGCCTCCCCCCGGCAACGGGGCGCCGCTTACCTGCAAGAGTAACTGTAAGGGTCCTCGCTGCCATGGCATCCCTATGCCAAAGTGGAGGTGTCGATTGCAAACGACCCTGATCGGGACGATCCAAAATGAAGCTTACCGTCATCGGCATGGATATTGCCAAGCATGTCTTCCAACTTCATGCGGTGAATGCCAACACCGGTGAAATCGAGCGCATCAAGTTGAAGCGGAGCCAGGTCACCGACTTCCTTGCTCAGCGGGAGCGTTCACTCATTGCCATCGAAGCTTGCGGCAGCGCCCACCGTTGGGCACGAGAACTGCAGAAGCTCGGCCACGAAGTGAAGCTCATCTCTGTGCGATCGGTTCGTCCCTTTGTGTTGCGTAATAAAACCGACGCTGCCGATGCCAGAGCTATCTGGACAGCAGTCCAGCAGCCCGAGGCGCGGTTTGTTGCGATCAAGAGCGAGCAGCAACAGACCATTCTGGCGCTGCACCGCATCCGGGCTCAACTGATGAAGTTCCGGATCATGCAGACGAACGCATTGCGCGGCTTACTCTATGAGTTTGGTGAAGTCCTTCCGGAAGGATCTCGGGAATTTGCCGAAAAAATTTCTGGTGCGCTTGCCAAGATCGCGAATCGCTTGCCAGCCATACTGATCGACAGCCTACGAGAGCAATGGGCACGCGTGCAGGCAACCGACAAGGAAATCGCTGTGCTGGAACGTCGGCTCAAGGTTGCGCTTTGCGACAATCAGGAATGCCAGAAGATCGCTGAAATTCCTGGCGTGGGGCTGCTAACCGCCACGGCTGCGGTGGCTGCGATCGGCGATGCCAAAACGTTTCGCTCCGGGCGTGAGTTCGCTGCCTGGTTAGGCTTGGTACCGAAACAAACGGGCACCGGTGGTCACGTGC
This sequence is a window from Cupriavidus pauculus. Protein-coding genes within it:
- a CDS encoding group II intron maturase-specific domain-containing protein — protein: MQVEVNEEKSRTVDLDCGESFGFLGFDFRRLRSIKRQVWRAHYTPKLKKRTALLRKLKEVFRRYQSQPVDRVVQLINPVLRGWVNYFAVGHSSECFSFIQDWVEKKVRRHLERSRNRRGFGWKTWSRRWLYDELKLFNGYRVRRRPSTKAAPA